Part of the Sporomusa termitida genome, CGGCCATGAACTCGCCTTAGGGCATTATCGCGGTCACCGGGATTATATGACCGACCGTAAGCAAATACCGGATATCGGCATTATTAATTTTGATGCTCATTTTGATCTCCGCCCGTTTACTAACGGCAGCAGCTCAGGGACGATGTTCAGGCAGATTGCGAAGGAGGCGGGCAATTCGGGCTGGCCATTCCATTACCTATGTATAGGGATTCAGCGGTTCAGCAACACGTTGGAACTTTTTAAAACGGCCGCACAAACGGGGTGATTCACATACCGGCGGCGGAGGTCATTGGTACAGGCGACTGGAATGTAATTAAAAAGCTGGATGTATTCATGAAATCAACCAAGCATATCTACATAACCATATGTGCTGATGTTTTTTCCACAGCCTTCGCCCCTGGCGTCAGTGCCGCCCAGCCGCTGGGATTGCATCCCGAAGATGTTTTAAAATATCTTAAACATATCTTTCGTTCGAAAAAAGTAATTGGCTTTGATATTGCCGAAGTATCACCAAGGTTTGATCATGACAGCACAACTGCCAGTCTGGCAAAAGTGTTGATCTTCTCAGTAGTGAACACAATTTGCAGTATGCAAGGGCTTTCCCGGTAATTAGGCTGAAATTCATCAAATACAAATGCAAGCCGGTGCCGGGGACAACAGGTGGTATGGGTTTGACATCCGTTTTTGCTAACTGCCTGCCGGGCAACTGGTGGGCGGCTTTTTATTTTGAGAAAAACTCATTGTCTTAACGAATCACCTTTTTATTGTTTATTATAAATGTCGAAATTATAATCTTTATGGTATAATTTTAGCAGATATCAGAAAGTGGATGTGATGCATTCTGAAATGGATAATCGGTTGTATTCTGTCAGGAATAATGGTTTTAGCGGGAGGCGTAGCTGTACTGACTTCTGAAATAGGGGAAAACTCTGCGAATACTTTTCTGTTTACAATATTAATGTTTTTGGTTGGCATATGGTTTTATATGAAATATGACAATTCCAAATGATAAAAAATGTCTGCTATTAAGCAGACATTTTTTTATTTCCATATCTCACCTCAGATGACAATTTATGACACAAAAAATATCATATAATTTAATTGCTAATT contains:
- a CDS encoding arginase family protein codes for the protein MIHIPAAEVIGTGDWNVIKKLDVFMKSTKHIYITICADVFSTAFAPGVSAAQPLGLHPEDVLKYLKHIFRSKKVIGFDIAEVSPRFDHDSTTASLAKVLIFSVVNTICSMQGLSR